gtgagaaaatatttgcaaataatatatctgataagacaCTGATATGCAAAGTACAttaagaactcctataactcgtCAACaacaagcaaaaagcaaaaaacccaaaaaaccaaaaaacatcaatttttaataaaatgagaggaacagacatttctccaaagaaaaaatacaaatgggcaataatcatataaaaagatgctcaacatcactaatcactggGGAAATGCAATCAAAATTACAATGGGATACTATTTCATATCTGTGAGGATGGCtcttgtaaaaaaacaaaaaaaaaaataacaaccgttggtgaggatgtggaaaaattgggaACGTTgtgcattgctagtgggaatgtaaaatggtactaTGGTAGACTGTTTGGAAGTTGCTTAAAAAAGCTAAGCATCTAATTCCCAGATGATGCAGCAATGTCACTTCTGTGCATCTACCCCAAATTGTTGAAAGCAGAGATACAAACAGGTATTTGTGCACCaacattcacagcagcattatttacaataaccaaaagatggaaacaacccaaatactccctgagggatgaatggatgaaaaacatGTGGTATGTGCattgaatggaatattattcagccttaaaaaggaatgaaattctcgCAAATGCCACAGCATGGGCAAACCTCAGGAACACTATGCTAACTGAAATGAGCCAGACAGGACGactattatatgattccatttatttgaggCACATACAGCAGTCAGAtttatggagacagaaagcagaacgGAGGTTACCAGGGGCTACAGAGCAGTGGGAATGGGGAGTCAGTGTTTCATGagtgcagagtttcagtttggggtgATGACAAAGCTCTGGAGATGAATAGTGCTGATGTTTGCATAACGTTCTGAATGTGCTTTATGCCACTgaattgaacacttaaaaatggttataatggtaaattttaggttatgtatattttaccacaattgaaAACATACTTCacgaacaaaaagacaaaaatacatctatattaattttattaatattaacttCTTGATAATTCTACTGAGGTTGTAAGAACAAATTATATTCTAGGAATTAAAAGGGAATTAAACAGCATTTAAAACAGAGTTTATTTTAACTTACAATCCTCTCACTTTAtgatgagaaataaaagaataattgatATAATTagtgtcttaaattttttttattagcacCTTCCCCTCCTCGGGCTTCCTACCTCTTTCTCCCTTAATTCTTTCCATTCCAATTAGCTTATATCACAAAAGCTTATACTCAAGAACCTGATAACATTTCCAGGTCCTCTTTAATCCTGGGAATTTGTGCTCTGGACACCATTGTGTTGGAGGCGACGATGGTTGGGTGTTCGCCTTCACCCAACCTTCCTTGTATGGTGTCCCAGTTGTGCCTAGAAGCTCTCCTATGGTTACCAGTGATACCAGCTTCAGGATGATGCAGGTTCTAAACATGGTGGGAGACAGACAAAACCCAGGGCCCTGCTAGCATTGCTGAGCTGCTGAATCAACCATCCCTAAATCCTGTGCTGTCCTAAGACTTCCTATCACATGAGCTACTAGATTCCCATATCGCTCATCCATTTGATGTGGGGCTTCTGCTTCTGAAGTGATTCAGATTCATTTTTGGCTGAGAGATTAGGGTGAATTGTGATCAAGCTTTGGAGAAGGAGCTGCTCACcggggggaaggtggggaagaaTACTTCAGGTATGGAAAAGATGTGAGCAAAGACAAAGAGATGTGAAAATGCTTGGTGTACTTGGAGGACTCAGGTGGGTCAGGAGAGTCAGGTAATAGGGGATGAAGTAGATGGGCTGGGGCTGGGTTCTTGTAAGAATTGTTTTCCTGTGGACGGTGGAGGAATATCAAAGGTTTTTAAGCAGGGAAACGACTTGATCAGATCAGTCTTTGAACATACACACCAATCCTCCTTTCTAAAATTCTAGCAATGAGAACACAAGACAGAGCAGAAAGTAGAAGAACCAATGTAAGTGAATGCAACATCCAAAATGTTGAGGGCCTTGAGTAGAAGAAAAAGGTGGAGAAAGGACAAATTAGTTCTCTGCTTGAACTGAGACGTCCATCTTCTCTTGCCCTCAGACACtagctctcctggttctcaggcctttggactcggACTGAATTATAATATAACACCTCCTGGCTCTCCCGTTTACAGATCATGGGGCTTCTCAGTCTCCGTTAGGGAGACAATACTTACCATAaatctcatattctctctctctctatcctattggttctgctCTCTGGAGAGCCTGACCAATAAACATTGTTTCAGGGGCTTGACCACATTAAGGCCAGCATTTCTGAAACTGTGGCATTTCCCCCACACTTGTCCCCTCTTGGGTATAAAATGCCTGAAAGAGGAAAGAACTGTGGCACCAGGGGCAGCCACTCCTTTTCATCAGGAAGGCAAAAGTTTTTCCAGAAccatctcttctctttccatCAGCATTCTTTCACTTACATTTCCATATCCAGAGAGTGTCACGTGACAGCCTCAGTTAGCAAGAGGCTCTGCCAGAGATTCATGAACTCAATGTATACATACAGTTTAGGGGATTCAAAACCTTCTGAAGCCCATTATGGTAACCTAGCTTCAGgatccctgtgtgtgtgcatgtgtgtgtgtgtgtgtgtgtgtgtgtgtgtgtatgttttcagAATCCCTGTTTTAAAAAGTGGGTCCTGctatctctgaacctcagttttcacATCCTCACACCTCAGAGGAAAACCGAAATCTAAACAGATTTTTAATAATCTGTTTTGAAGCAACAGCTTGTTTAAAGACCAGAGAATCACATGAGACAATGTATTGTAAAAATGTTTTGCCAATTGTAAAGTTGTACTTAACACGAAGGCACGTTTTTATTGTGAGAGGTGTGTTTTATTTGTTATGGATCACACATCTTGGTTTCCGCTTGTGCTGTGTGgttgtgcgtatgtgtgtgtgagtgaataaaacaataaaataagaggaggacaaaagaaaaacacaagaaaaccaaTGCCAGGagcacacagaaaatattttattagtttccagATGGAGAATAAGGTagagtaaaaatatttcaatagtaATCCATGACTCTCCTCAAAGAGCCCACTCGGGCACTCGTGGCCCCCCAGTCATGGTAGTGCCTGTAGTCCCCTGGCCTCAGCAGGTACTGCCGTCCCCGGTAGTTGGGCATCTCGTAGAGGACCCAGGAGCCCTCCAACACGTGGAGGGAGTAGATCTCATTGAAGTGCAAGCGGTCTTGAAGAGACGGGCAGTCCTCAGTGATCTCTACCATCTGGCCTCTGTAATCTTCCCTCTCATAGAGCCTGATTCTGTGGGAGCCAGCCTGACCCATCCAGAgatggaaagaggagaaaagcaaaCTATGAAATGGATGTAACACATTCAGGCAGTCCAGCTCAAGGTATTTTGTAATATAGGATAAGCCTTAACTAATTCTCCATATTAATATACTCTCCATTTTCAAAGGTGGAAATTCGGTACCTTTTCAAGACCATAAAGTGTGACGGAAAGAATTAAGAAGGAAATTCCACTCTTTCTGTGTTCAAAATTTCCCAGGATAAACTATTAACCGAGTTCAGTATACCCCACCAGAGAGAAACCCAAACCTTTAACAGCTTATTACTactttttccagtttggggaaatatttttaatttttcaagcagGTGTCTTTGAACAGTAAAAGCAGCCTATGAAATGAATGATCTTGCAttggatttaaaataaatcttggaAAAATCACCAAGGACTTggatgtttctgtttctgtggaaaGCAAAGTTAAGCATCTTAAGTCTCTCAGAAATCATTGATTCTCATTGAATCATTTATGAATACaataaggaaaaatgagaaaaatcagtaaGCCCAAGGACTCGTTTTTCAAAAAccttagtgttttaaaaaaaacacgtATTTGAAATATACATGGGTATGTGCATAaaatttctctgtgtttctctccatTGAGAGAAAGCACTTTTATTTGTATAGGTCCGGTAAATCAAAATATGCAAGTggggagcaaaagagagaaaagtcttTTAAACATTAACCCTTGTAAAAGTTTCCTTTACAATGCCTCACTGCTCTGTGACTACGGTATATTCTAGCAGTTCATTACTCTTCTATGGGATATTAGTGCTTTTTCTACAGCTCCATTGTAAGTTGTTCCAGGACAGGACCCATAGCTTTTACATGTCCAGGCCAGCCAACACATTGTtgctgagtaaatatttgttgattcattGGTGCCTGGGTAACACTTGGCTTCTGTCTGGGGCAAATGACATTGAGCTACTCTACCATAGCTGGTCTTTTGTCCAGACTCAATTATTCTTGATGATCACTACTCCCGATGGTTAGCCTTTGCTTGAAACTACCCATTCTGTGTCCTGTCACGGGGCCGGACTCACGTGGGGGATGAGGCGGCAGGAGCGGACCGCGTCGCTGAGGCCCATCCACTGCTGGTAGTCCGGGTAGTCCCCGCGCCGCAGGAAGTACTGGCAGCCCAAGTAGTTGGGCTGCTCATAGAGCATCCAGCAGCCGCTGTCCACGCGCACCGAGTTGCAGCGGCTGAAATAGGGCTGCAGGTTGGAGTGGTCACTGCTGCACTCGTAGCGGTGGCCCTGGAAGCCCTGGTCCTCGTAGAAGGTGATCTGCAAGGCAAGGGGAGGAAAGGCTCAGAGGCCTGGCCCCCAGCTCCGGGGCGCGGGGGCCCCTCCCGGCCTGCGGCTGCGCTGGGCTCACCTTCCCCATGGCTGGTGGATGGAGGTCAGTGATGGGCCGCCGGCGCGCGGGTCTATATAGCACGAGGGCTGCTGCTGCGTTGGCAAGAACAACACAAAAGGGGCCCGCGGGGTGAGGAGGGGCTCATtgtgctcttttttctctttgctgtcaAAGTCCACCGGCTCATTGTGGGTTTTGGTCCCATTCTCTCTGGAGTATTCGGGTTGCTATCACTGTCTGATGCTATTGACaccgtttgaaaaaaaaaaaaaagtaatttggaaCATTGTTTATTTAATAATAGAAGCAGAGCTTCAGCCATTTCATATATAGTCGATCCTTCTACTTGTATAGGTtagggaaaaacaacaaaatgtaactgaaggagcaaaaaaaaaaaaaaaagcagagtcttAATATGGTCAATATAAAATTAATCTGCGAGAACTATCATATGACGTATGTGCCACGATATTGTACTAATTGTGAATAGGAAGAGCATGACCTTAGCTAAATGTTGAAAATTCCAAAGTAGTTCTTTGAGAGAATTTTCTTATTGAAGGGTGTAAGTTACTGGAATGTTTTATCAAGGGAATTTACAAAGCTTCGGACTTGCAGGTACGCCAAACAATAGCAACGACAATAGGAACACACCAGCAAGCACAGATCTGAGGTGTCTGGTCGGAATTCGTTACAGTCCTGTCTGGAGGTAGACTGAGGATTAGATGTTTCAGCGTGGCCAATTGTAATTCAAAAGGGAGAGCAGTGTTAAGAGGCTTCATCtcagaaagaagaatgaaaagggaaattcCTAAGTtggaggaaataagaaaaagtgaaaacacaaaaatCGATGGCCTCTCAGGTTATTATACAATAAAACCCAATTCCTAGAAAACCCATTTCTGGTAGGAATCCCGATACCCCTTTTTCTCTGGGGAACAAGAGTACGCAAAGCTTTTGACTCAAAGGAGATTAACTGCGTGAACGCAAAGAGAAGTTATAGCTAAAATGGTGTggggagaggaaagaataaatCTGGAAGCTGAGACTCTAGGAAGACTTTAGAAAGTATTTATTAGCCTGGAAGAGAATAGTTTGATGGGCTGGAAAGAGCACTGGAGTGGAAGATGACCTATGCCTTTGGCCTCTTTCATGtccaaagaattattcacaatcCTGTGTTGTCTCATGGAAATACTTTGTCTTGACTTTGGGTCATAAGTCTTTGTAAGTCTGTATTTGTGAATAAACACCAACTAACGTACAATATGATGATTTCCGTTCTTGTTAACCACTAGATAAAGGCATATGGTTGCAAAATTACTTCTGTTTACAGAGTGGAAAAATAAGCAgaataaaaaaatcatcattttaattaataatttaaaaattaatcattaacaaaataaaaaggttaaaattgTCGTTTTGCTCAGAGTTGTTTCTGCGGGAAGAGTGTTGAGaggtaaaaatagtaaaacatgaGAAAGAACCAAATGCAGAGCCCCAGGGAGCACCCAGAGGAGCATGGTGGGAGTGGGCTGTGGGGACCACCAATACAATTACAAATTTATGATACATGTAGAGGACCAAACAAGGGAGTTGGGTTGGGTATTTTCATTGACTAGGAAGAGAAAAGGCTTTATTTCAgcctggagagagaaggaaaaagaaagaaaaaaccaacTCACAGTTTTCACAGAGCTGAAAAGTGATTGGCTCAGGCCAAATGTGCCTTGATTTTAATGCTCTACAGAGAATTCCTGGATTGACAAATGTGTGTCAGACCAAAGCCTCAAACTGCACTTAGCGTGCTAAGTAAACATAAGCTAAGACTTGAGAATCCTCACGCCTGTGGCACTGAAGCAGAGGTCTGTACAAGTTGCCTGGAATGACTGATGGGGACTGTCTTTGGAGGGAGAATAAGAGATAAGGATCAGGCACCCTCAGTCCTGAGCTCTAGTCTGGGAAGTAGCCCTTTGTCACTCCTGAAATATTCAGGTGGTTTCAaacaaaagtgaaggaaaaagagacGAGTTCAGGTTAAATTTTACTGCACGCAGAGTCAAAGATTTTTGTAGCTGCTGTAAATGTCAGTCTACGGAATGAAGTGTATGAGAAGTACCCTTCcttattttctaatgttgaaATATTTCATGAATCTAAGTCTCATTCCACTAGGATGGACAGAAAATTGAACTGCAGTCATTGTTGGGGTTTTGTCTTCTCACTTTCCCAGGCTCTACGGTTGGGTTCTGTGGGCATTTCATGGCGGTATTGGGTGTGCTGGGAAGTCCCGTGTTAGCCATTGGTGGTGGCTGTCCCCAGCTTTCACACCAGCGTGGAAATGAGCATTGGCAGCCCCGAGGGCTGTGGGAACTGGGATGTGTTTTATTTGGCCGGCACAATGTTTAGATGTTTTTCATGACGCTTTAGGTTGGTTCACACAACCCATAGCTCCCCATACTCGTCATCACTCCTTGTTGTCTATAggaagttgttttattttatttacatcattTCTCAGGCCCCTGAGGGCATTGAGCTGCAGCCTCAAACAAGAGTTTTCAAACTCTGCTCAGTTTTTGCCAGATGAAAACACTATACATCAGAGCAAAATCCCAAGCAATCTTCCTTGGTCTGAGCCATAGTTTACTAGGAGCTTGTGTATCTTGGGGTATTAAAGTGTCCTTTTGTAAATGTCTCTTCTTTTGTAAGATGATGTACGAAGAGATGGTGCTTAGTTTTACAATTTTGCtggtttgtttaaattttaagtgtCCTTGTTTGGCAAAACAAAAATTGGCAATCTTATGTTGGTCTCTATTTAAAGAAAACCGGTCTGGGAAACCTAAGCTACTGAGAATCATTTGATTTGATATCATGATTTGAGCCATTTGGTATCataagaaatatgtaaataaatattactcCATTTATTTTCCCTAGAAATTTGTCTCCGGATGACTTTAAAGTACTAAATAAAAGTACTTGATAAACAAAAgtgattatatatgtattatttagtACCTGAAAAGTACTTGACTTTAAAAAGtgattacaggggcgcctgggtggcgcagtcggttaagcgtccgacttcagccaggtcacgatctcgcggtccgtgagttcgagccccgcgtcaggctctgggctgatggctcagagcctggagcctgtttccgattctgtgtctccctctctctctgcccctcccccgttcatgctctgtctctctctgtcccaaaaataaaaataaaaaaaaaaaacaacgttgATAAAAAGTGATTACATACTTATGTTTAACGTAAGCATCTCGTATTTCTGGGTAGAGCTCTGTGGTGGTAGGGACAATGCCTTTCACTTGTTTGGGTTGTTTCATCCCCAGTACTAACATATGACAGGCCTATGGTAGGTTCTTAGAAAACGGTGAAGATACTAACTCAAAAAAGTTAGGATCTTTGGGTGGCCAGTAATTGGGCAGagtctaataaaattaaaaataacttgtgCTTTGATTGGGCGGTCTCACTTCTAGGTCTCTATCCTCCAAAAGTTATGGCATGTGTAGATAAAGGTACATGTACAATGATATTCTCTGCAGCCTTGTTTGTAAAAGGAAACTTGGACAAGCCCAGTCACCAATGGGTAAATGGTAAAATAATCTAGGGGGTCTTCAAATAACGGAACGCACTGCAGCCATTAAATAGAATAAGATACGTATCTAGATCTATGTCCGTAtcatttttcatgataaaagcaAGCTGCAGACTAATATGtgcaagtaagtaaataaataaaaagcatgcaTTTCATGAGATGTCAATATAAACAGGGAAAAAATTCAAGAAGGGTGCCCATCAAGTGTAAAGCAGGGTTggggaataggggcgcctggatggctcagtcagttgagtgtccaacttcggctcaggtcatgatctcacaactcatgagtttgagccccgcgtcgggctctgtgctgacagctcagagcccggagcctgcttcggattctgtgtctccctgtctgtctgcccctaacccactcgcattctgtctctgtctctcaaaaataaaataaacattaaaaaaaaaaaagcgctagGAAATAAAGAGTGGGATCAGAAGGACCCTCTCTACTTCTTTCTTTATAGAGTTTGTAAAGTAGTAGGATTATAGGAGGCTTTTCTTcagaggaaaaattttaaaaataaattaattctctACTAATGGaaagattttcaattttttttcaacatgcaAGGCTTTACTTGTGAGCAAGCAGGTTTTACTTCAATCaaagtctatttaaaatatttacatatatctcATTAATTGCTCTGCATTAGCT
This Lynx canadensis isolate LIC74 chromosome C1, mLynCan4.pri.v2, whole genome shotgun sequence DNA region includes the following protein-coding sequences:
- the LOC115521546 gene encoding gamma-crystallin D; translated protein: MGKITFYEDQGFQGHRYECSSDHSNLQPYFSRCNSVRVDSGCWMLYEQPNYLGCQYFLRRGDYPDYQQWMGLSDAVRSCRLIPHAGSHRIRLYEREDYRGQMVEITEDCPSLQDRLHFNEIYSLHVLEGSWVLYEMPNYRGRQYLLRPGDYRHYHDWGATSARVGSLRRVMDYY